The following proteins come from a genomic window of Gimesia chilikensis:
- a CDS encoding NosD domain-containing protein, translating into MYSFARLPSIAILLLMLSAGKLTAAEYYVAPNGNDQNPGTLNQPFRSIARGLNFARQPGDSLILRAGNYPQSRPLNLISSGTQGNPITVRAMQGETAVIDGRGTPADSSLINVLAHHVRIQGLTIKNAQKIGISIWGPGSRIHHVTVSGNQIQNCQSSGIYAGYNRLDDPVHDLLFEDNTVTDCVQSNQREPHQRWSFGVGAGLAKNVTIRNNTVSRCYGEGIGLYLSDKGTIEGNTVSDNFSVNVYLDNTTQTLVSRNLVYSTGKREFYRFNQPASGIQIANENYGGYQNPSADNTIVGNILVNNYYAIYSGNYQRGGGLKQTLIAHNTASGSTGPLLHIDADSGHRQSRIVNNIFQQTGRASLTDVAGPVDQIEFDHNLWYGGVPEPAVRGTGDIRANPQFKNAGRLQRQDYDLRPLSPAKNTGIRLNELTSFYPDRSSSSTVNLGAR; encoded by the coding sequence GTGTATTCATTCGCTCGCTTACCGTCGATTGCCATCCTGCTGTTGATGCTGTCTGCCGGAAAGCTGACTGCTGCCGAATATTATGTCGCACCAAATGGCAACGATCAGAACCCCGGCACGCTGAATCAGCCTTTTCGCAGTATCGCCCGCGGTCTGAACTTCGCCCGCCAGCCAGGGGATTCTCTGATTCTCCGCGCGGGTAACTATCCGCAGTCCCGCCCGTTGAATCTGATTTCTTCGGGGACTCAGGGGAACCCGATTACCGTACGTGCGATGCAGGGTGAAACGGCTGTGATTGACGGACGCGGCACTCCCGCTGACTCCAGTCTGATCAATGTCCTCGCGCATCATGTCCGGATTCAGGGACTGACAATCAAGAACGCACAGAAAATCGGTATCTCAATCTGGGGGCCGGGGAGTCGAATTCATCATGTCACGGTCTCAGGCAACCAGATTCAGAACTGTCAAAGCAGTGGGATCTACGCCGGTTATAATCGCCTGGATGATCCCGTTCATGATCTACTGTTTGAAGACAACACCGTCACTGACTGTGTGCAGTCGAATCAAAGAGAACCGCATCAGCGGTGGAGTTTCGGCGTTGGTGCCGGGCTGGCGAAGAATGTGACGATCAGAAACAACACCGTTTCACGCTGCTATGGGGAAGGCATCGGTCTTTATCTATCAGATAAAGGGACAATTGAGGGGAACACCGTCTCAGACAATTTTTCTGTTAACGTCTATCTCGATAACACAACGCAGACACTCGTCAGTCGCAACCTGGTCTATTCTACCGGTAAGCGGGAATTCTATCGGTTCAATCAGCCTGCATCTGGAATCCAGATCGCCAATGAAAATTATGGCGGTTATCAAAATCCCAGTGCTGATAATACCATCGTCGGCAATATCCTGGTGAATAATTACTATGCCATTTATTCAGGCAACTATCAGCGGGGAGGCGGACTGAAGCAGACCCTGATTGCCCATAACACGGCCAGTGGTTCGACCGGTCCCCTGCTCCACATTGATGCCGACAGCGGACATCGGCAGTCGCGAATCGTCAACAACATCTTTCAGCAGACCGGACGTGCCTCACTGACAGACGTCGCAGGCCCGGTGGACCAGATCGAGTTCGATCACAATCTCTGGTACGGCGGTGTTCCTGAACCAGCGGTCCGGGGAACGGGGGATATTCGCGCGAACCCGCAGTTTAAGAATGCTGGCCGGCTGCAGAGACAGGACTATGATCTGCGTCCGCTCTCCCCCGCAAAAAACACTGGAATCAGGCTGAATGAGTTAACCTCGTTTTATCCTGACCGGTCTTCCTCTTCGACGGTGAATCTGGGCGCCCGATAA